A stretch of DNA from Hemitrygon akajei chromosome 4, sHemAka1.3, whole genome shotgun sequence:
agcatattggtgagtgtccaatgtgACAAGAATTAAGTCTTTGATTTGTGTCATTATCAgtcattcaaagcacttcatgatgacatcatgtgcctatctaatcatcttttaaaagtccctaatttatttgcctccaccatcaccacAGTCAGTGTATCCTagtcacccatcattctctgtgtaaacaacttgcacctcacatctcctttgaaattacctcatctcacctgaaatgcatgccgtctggtatttgacatttcaacccttggaaaaagatattgcctgtatactctaactatgtctctcataatcttataaacctctccactgctccagagaaaacaactcaagtatGTTCAATGTCTCTTATAATAcatatcctctaatccaggcagtactctgataaaactcttctgcaccctcttcgtGTAgtggggtgaccaaaactgtatggAGTACTCCAGATAccgtctaactagagttttataaagctacaatataacttcctgacttttgaactcagtgtcttGACCAATAATTGCAAGTATACCTTattccttcttaaccatcctattgaCCAGTGTAGCCACTTTCGGGGAACTATGAACATGAACCCCAAGATCATTCTGCCTATCCTGTTAAggacaagaaaaaatctgcagatgttggaaatccaagtgacatacacacagtgctggaggaactcagcaggccaggcaccatctatggaaaaaagtacagtcgacatttcgggtggagacccttcatcaggactggagaaaagatgatgagtagtcagagtaagaaggtggggaaaggggaggaaaaGACACAAGGTGTAGGTGAAACCAAGATGGAAGGAtgggtgaagtaaaaagctgaggtgttgattggtgaaagatatacagggctggagaatggggaatctgataggagaggacggaaggccatggaagaaagaaaaggatgaggagcaccaggaggaagaagataaggtgaaggagggaaatggtgaagggagaGAGGCATTACCGAAAGTTCGAGAactcaatattcataccatcaggttggaggctagccagacagaatattaggtgttgctgctccaacctgaatgtgacctcatcacgacagtagaggaagccatggatggacatgttggcatgggaattggaattaaaatggttggtcactgagagatcctgctttttctctcGGGATGGACCATatgtgctcagtgaagtggtcttctaatctatgttgggtctcaccaatatgcaggaggccacaccaggagcaccatatacagtagatgaccccaacagactcaaaggtgaagcaccgcctcacctggaagaatgttggtggccctgaatgatagtgagggagggggtgcaggggcaggtgtagcacttgtttcacttgcaaagataagtgccaggaggaggatcagtggggagggacagatggagaaggaagatccctgtggaaagcagaaattggGAGAGTGAAAGATTGCTTGTTGGTGGTTCcgctggagatggtggaagttagagAGAACTATGTGCTGGAcatagaggctggtggggtggtaggtaggaacaagaggaaccctatctttGGTGGGCTGGTAGGAGGATGGACTGAGGCAgtcatgcatgaaatggaagagatgtggtggagaaagggaagtgtctttctttgaagaaggaggtcaTCTCCttaattctggaatgaaaagccttgtcCTGAGAGCAGAAGCGGTGGAGAtgcaggaattgagagaaggaagTGACACAGTTAAGAATCTTGCTATAAGTAGTGTGCTGTCTCTGCATTtaacctaccaaggtgcaacactttacatttggcttggttgaacttcatctgctacTTATCTGCCTTTATTTGCAACTGATCTGTATTCTGTTGTATACATTGccatccacaccaccaccaatctttgtatcatctgcaaacatactaacccactcatctgcattctcatccaggttatttagatacaccacaaacagcagaggttccaGTACCGATCCCTGTGAAACGCTACTAATGACTTTGGGCCATAGAGAAATTCAATGCAGAAGCAAGATCTGGTAATATGGTGGGATAATTTCTAGATAGTGTTAGTGAAGATTTGACATGGATATAATGGACTGAAAGACGTGACGTGCTGTAAATTCCTGTACTTCATTTTGTTTGGACAGCTACAGTGGTTTGCTACCATCATCTTCTTCCTCCTTTTACCAAGCCAGTTTCCTCTGGATCCCAATCTTCAGGACCAGTCTTCCATATGGGTCCTTGTCAAAGACCTCACTGAAATCCCTGGAAGCTTCAGTGACCATACTGCTCTCATCAATTGACTTGTTCTCTCTTAAAAAATAAGTTGATCAGATAGAACCTCTCATAAGAAAATAATTTTACCTTTGATTCATTTCTACCTCTCCAATTGGATTAATTCAGTCCCTTgggctttcttcataatttcttTAACATTGATATTTAACTGCAGTCCTCTTTGAATAAACATACCATATTTGTTCTCCCTTGGTTATCTGGTATCTTGTTTCTAGACAGTGAAGATTTACAAATCTCTGACAGAGCCCCAACAATTTCCTGCCTTTCCCCTCCACCCCAAAGCAGCGCAGTGGTACAGTTAGatacccaggttcaatcctgtctTTAGTTACTGTCTGCTTGGAATTTACCTGTCCTTCCTGTGACACCATGGACTTCccctgggtgctcaggtttccttcaAATCCCACAGATGTGTGGGTTAGTAAGCTAATTGGTTACTGTAAATGGTCCTCTATGTGATGTTCTGTCTGGGAGGAGTTGATGAGAATGTTGGGGGAAGAAACAAATGGGATCAATGTAGGATTGTGTAAATGAGTGGGTGATCAGTGTGGACTCAACTGACTGAGGAGCCTATTTCCCTGCTGTATGTCTCTGTGGCTGGATGTGCTTATCGTTCACCCTTGACAGAATGGAATGACCCTGAACTTTCACTTTCACTTTTGGTTAACTCCCACTTGTCATATACATACTAACCTGCAGGTTACTAcagtcacgaggaaatctgcagatgctagaaattcaaacaacaacacacacaaaatgctggtggaacacagcaggccaggcagcatctatagggagaagcgctgtcgatgtttcgggccgagacccttcgtcaggactaaccaaaaggaaagatagtaagagatttgaaagtagtggggggagggggaaatgcgaaatgataggagaagaccggagggggtgggatgaagctaagagctggaaaggtgattggcgaaagtgatacagagctggagaagggaaaggatcatgggacgggaggcctcaggagaaaaaaagggggggggagcaccagagggagatggagaacaggcaaacaactaactatgtcagggatggggtaagaaggggaggaggggcattaacggaagttagagaagtcaatgttcatgccatcaggttggaggctacccagccggtacataaggtgttgttcctccaacctgattttggattcattttgacagtagaggaggccatggatagacatatcagaatgggaatgggacgtggaattaaaatgtgtgcccactgggagatcctgctttttctggcggaccgagcgtaggtgttctgcgaaatggtctcccagtctgcgtcgggtctcaccaatatataaaaggccacaccgggagcaccggacgcagtataccacaccagccgactcacaggtgaagtgtcgcctcacctggaaggactgtctggggccctgaatggtggtgagggaggaagtgtaagggcaggtgtagcacttgttccgtttacaaggataagtgccagcagggagatcggtgggaaggggtgggggggatgagtggacaagggagtcgcatagggagcgatccctgcgaaaagcagacggggggggggggggggggagggaaaaatgtgtttggtagtgggatcccgttggaggtggcggaagttacggagaattatacgttggacctggaggctggtggggttgtaggtaaggacaaggggaaccctatcccgagtggggtggcaggtggatcgggtgagggcagatgtgcaggaaatgggagagatgcatttgagtaCACTACAGTCAGTATAGTTTTATCAAGCCCTATTTTATGGTACTGAAATCCGCTTTCCCCCAATTCAGCACTTTAATATCCCTCCATCATTATCCTATTCCATAAATACCTTGAATTTTAGAGTAtagtcactatctccaaaattctctcccactgaCACTCTAGTCACTTGACTGGCTCCATTCCCTAAATTTAGGTCATAAACTGCCTTCTTCAGTAGTAGCTCAACAAGTCCCACCCCTTCTCACCCTTTCACATCAGGGCGATCTTCATTAGATGGGGTCTAATTTTAACATCTCATCCAAAAGATACCACTTCAGACAATATAGCAATATAACAAAAAGCTACCATTACAGATTACGTGCTTAAATCTTCATATTTGAATTCAAAGCCAAGGCTAATAGATATTGCCATAAAATGAACTACGGTAATTTGGCTTAATAGCTTCCATTGTTTCCTACATATTATTAAtttcatatttcatgttttccTCCTTACTTGAGCCCATTCTTTCTTGCAAGTCTAGGCTCCCTCTCAGTGTTACTGCAAACTACAGCACCCCTGATGTTTTTAAATTCAAAGAACCCATGCTAAGGAAAGCCAAATGGTCCCCTCTGCTTTTTAACTGGGTATCACCTCTGCAAGATGATCTGAAGACAGAGTCATTTACCTCATGTATGTTGAAATGCCCAGCTATGACCACTCTCTCACTGTATATTAAAATGCATGTCTAAAATTCACCAATAGATGAGTAGAAATTTTCCCCAAAATATATCTTTTGAAGAGCATACTTTGTCTTCAGCCCTAGTCACTCATCCCATTGCTCTCCCTGGAATGTGTTTTAAATTGAACCAAAGTGTTTGCAGTCTTTGTGCCATACATGATCCAAAAATAAACTCAGATAACATATCTGATTGATTGCCAGGACTACTTGTTCCTCATTTATAATGTCGCCAAAAAGTCCCTACTTCTGCTTAATCTGGATTGAACCCTTTATCTGTATCTTGGTATAATTGACTTATTTCAATGCATACCCAGACTGTCCGTTAACTTTTATAAGCATCAATCAAATCCTTATGTCAACTTGCATCAAGGCCTGTTCACATATCTCTGCAGTATTTGTTGACCATCATTGTCCCTCAGATATGCATTGTCCTGATTAAAATTCTTTTTTCATAAGacataaaggagcagaattaggcctttggcCCATCACAGCACATTGTAAGCGATTtggaaggcaaatggtatgttgtttTAAAGTGTCTTTATATTTTCTTCCTTACTCATAAACCTGTTTagttttgcatcatcagcaaagttgTAAATATGATGTTTGATTCCCCTCAGCAAAATTGCTAATGCAGATGATTCACAGCTGCAGTCCTGGAATTTGTTCCCTAAACTGTTGCATACGGACAGTATGAGATGTTAATTTAAGGCTGATACTCCCCGTTGTCATGTGATCAATTATTGCAATGTATTACACACTCTAACTTCAGACAATGTTTTAaatttcctccttatctcctGTTTGCTAGATAACAGCATATGATAAAGTGCAAGAGGAACCTAAAAAAAACCCCTGTTCTGCCTTCCCCTTTAAAGGCACTCTTTTAACATGTACTTCAAGATGTCACATGTCTTGACATCTTGAGCAGTGTGGTGTCAAATCTCAAAATATCCACGAGATGTTTTTAACACAATAAAATCAGGAATAGTAACACTGTACATCTTAGTTCTCCTTAAAATTTATGTCTGAAGAAAGATAACCAGTTCACTCTGTTTTTTATTTCTTCACCAGCTTTGGGGTATTTCCTTTCATTTAAGTCACTTTAGGGGAACTTGCTGCATGCAAAACTAACGTCCTACATCACAGCTGCAAAGACATTTCAAAAGGGAAGGTCATTGACACACAACATTGACTGGTTTCCTCTTTCCAGTGATGGTGTTTGACTGGCTGaacatttttgcttttatttcagattttataTTTGCAAATTTATTTGTTTGCAGTTTTATTTCCTAACAAACTCCAAAAACTTCTTTCAATGGTGAGTGATTGGGAATGTCCCAGGGACACTAggtaaaagttcaaagttaaaagtaaattgattatcaaagtacatatatgtcaccatatatatgtcacatgagattcattctcttatgggcatacacaataaatccatagaataataaccataacagaatcaatgaaagactgcaccaacttgggcaattcaaccaatgtgcaaaaaacaacaaactgtgcaaatacaaaaagaaataaataagaaataaacaataaatatcaagaacatgagatgaagagtctttgaaagtgagtccattgatagAGCAAATGAAGTAGAGTGAAtttatcacctctggttcaaaagcctgctagtggaggagtagtaactgttcctgaacctggtggtgtgagtatggaggctcctgtatcttcctcctgatggtggcagtgagaagagagccagAACTGGATGGCAAGGGGTCTCAGATGATggtactgctttcctgcaacagcatttcatgtagatatgctcagtgatggggaggactttacctgtgatggacaaggccatatccactaatttttgtaggatttttcattcaaggggaTTGGTGTCTTcctactaggctgtgatgcagtcagtcagtatattctccactacacttctatagaagtttgtcaaacttttagatgtcatgctgaatctttgccaacttccaaggaagtagaggcgctgccgtcTCTGTAACTGCACTTACTTGCTGGGTTCAggacactgaggaacttaaagttgctgacccactCCACCTTTGATCGTCTGATGCcagaaatctggagcaatgcacataaaatggagaaactcagcagctcaggcagcaaatGAATGTTTTAGGCTGAAATAcctcatcaggagtggaaaggctgagggcagaagctagaataaaaAATCAAACTAAATTTCTTTTCAAAGTACGCATATGTTActatatattaccttgagattcaatttcttgcagacatttacaggaaaaaagaaatgcaataaaattttATTAAAATCTATACATACATGAACAAAGACCAATGTAAAAAAGACAAACTttgcaaattaaaaataatactgaaaagATGAGTTCTCAggtaggtgagggaaggggaaggagtacaagctggcaggtgataggcgagtccagatgagggggaaggtaggtagttggggaagggtgtaagggaatgatgtgagaagctgggaggtgaaaagtGGAAGAAGCAAAGTGCTGAAGaagaggaatctaataggacagACAGTAGATCATGGAATGAACAGAAGAGCGAGAAAGATGAAGGTGGTGGGCAGATCTTGAGCATGGGAGAGGTGTAAGAGAAGGGGTAACTGCACTGCACCGTGCACCGATGTACttaactggaaggactgttagggtcctgaatggtggtgaggaaggagatgtAAGGACAAGTATAAGCGTGGTTGTAGGGAGAAGTGCCTGGAGAGTGATTGGTAGGGAGGGACTAACAGACAAGGGATCCAGGGAGAAAGCGATCGCGGAGGACAACAGAGAGGGGAGGAGAAGATCTGCCTGAATTTGGATTCCCGCTGGAGAAGATGAAAGTTACGGAATATGGATGTATTGGGTGCGGAGGCTCTTTGTTTTGTAGGTGAGGGCAAGGAGAGCCACATCCCTGTTGTGTTGGGATCTAcggggtgagagcagacgtgtGGGAAATGTTGGAGATGCGGGCGAAGATCGCACTGATAACTCGGCGTGGGCGCAGGAAGCAGCACCGTGCGGTTCCCAATGCGGGAGAGAACGAACTAGGCAGCGGTGTAGGCTTGTAATATAGTCCATGTCATTTCCTGTTGTCACtccacctcaccctcaccctcctacctacccccctcacctggattcacttATCACTTGCCAGTTTGTGCTTTCCCGTCCCCTACCCCGTTATCCTggattctgccctcttcctttccagtcctgatcaaaggcttcggtccgaaacgtcgccacaggagctgcctgacctgccgagttccaccGGCATATTGCGTGCGGTGAGATACGCCACTTCAATTCAAACTTCCCCAGTCCGGGATTACGGGTCTGGTTGCTATGGGGACGTTGTGACGTTAAGCGCTTAGCGATAAGTGCGTCAGCGAGCGGTATCGCGTCACGCCACGCGAAGTTCGGGACTGGCAGCGAGTTCCTGACTTCAGATGGCAGCTCCCTTTTACCGCGACGAGTCGGTGAGCTCCAGACACCTGGAGACGGCGCCGATGGACAAGAAAGGTGCGGCGAATCGGCGGCAGCCTCAGGAGGCGTTGGCGGGTGGTGGCGGGGGCAGCAGCACCGGCGGCGGCTCTGATTCCACTCTGCTCACGCTGCCCTCGCCGGAATCCGTTTCCCAGGCCGACAGGCCCGTTACCAGGCGGGAGCCCGAGGGCCTTGTCCATCCACTTGTGAAAGGTGAGAGCGGCTCCGGGCTCAGCGGATGGAGAAGGTTTAGGTACTGGGTCTGGGATGCCGAAGGCATTCGGGGACTGATGCTCAAGAAGGGGCCCTGGTCGGAATTCGGAGTACAGTATGGCAGCTCACATGTCCATTGCCTGTTTGCTACCTCTGCTTCTCTCACACTCTGCGGTAGTTCCCACTCCCTGCCTGCTTTACATTGCCAACCGTCCCGGCATAATCGCTTCATGTGTGGTTTAAAGAACTTTTAACACTGAGGCTGGCTGCACATGGGAGACCATCAGGTCTGTTTCAAAGTGGTGTGTGGATCGAAGCGACATTTCAGCGTTAGGAGCATGGGACGCAACATTTTGGAAACACCCGGGTCGGGTAGCATTTGTGGCAAGATAAACGTTGTTAATGTTTTATCCCCTTGTTGACTATCATTATCAGAGACACTCTACCTTGCTACGCATAGGAAATGAAGGGGAgtactaatgaagggtctcggcccgaattgTCGactgttactcttttccatagatgctgtccgacctaagttcctccagcattttgtgttgctttatATCGGTTGTGTCGTCTTTTGCGCCGGCTTCCGAACGTTtcacttttcatttcatttctaTTTATAATCACCCAAGTATTCCTATACTTGACCGGGTCAGACCACCATGGAATTGCTATTTAAGGCGTTGATGAACGTGAGAACCATTTTTACACCTCGTTGCTCACCTTTGTATTTCTAACCAGTACTTTTCTCTTAATTTAAACTTACATTTTCACCCAAATATCTTAACGGATTTGATTTCTAAATTTTACGTATTACAATTTGCAGGTAGAAGATTCTTGCTGGGAAGCAGAGATGAGATTGAAAATCCACATCCTTATTGTGAGTCTTAATATCTAATAACGCATTTGAATGACCAGTAATTACATGTAGAGTTGTAAGGATAATATGGCTAAGTTACTGGGGCATTAAGagactggcagatggaattctaCAGGGGATGGAATTCTTTTGGACCCTGTGAGATCATTAGTATGGACCTTAAGTAAAAATATAGAAAATATGTTGAGAAGTATGGAGTGCTAGGGTACTTTAGAGGTCCTTGTGAAGATGCTGCTAAACCGAacagtatataaaataaactttgaaATACGTCTGTCATAGGATTATGAAAGCTTGAAATTGTATAGCAATTGCATTTAGTTCTAATACAATAGATATTCACCAGAATAATAATTACTGTACATAAAATGTGGGGTATGCTTTAACAGTCTTCAGTAAAGAAATTTGAGATGAAAATGCTTAAAATAGTTAATAGATTTTCTTATGGTATATAGAGATTATCTTTTTGAATGGAAGGAattgtgaatctttgggattctgTGCCTAGGTGCTGTGAGGCACATACCTCAGACCTATAAGGTTATAATTTGTTCTCTTCATTATAAATGGATACACAAaatccagtttttaaaaaattaaatttattGGGATAAAAGGATAACTTGTAGACTAATTGGATGGATTTTTGAAGAAGTTGGCATGTGGGCTGAATGTCTAGCATTAAACTATCTATTATAGTGAATAATCTGATAACTTTAATTTTTCTGTCTTTAAAGCATTGCAGGATTTGACCAAACAGAACCAACACCTGGTCCTGGCAGGAGCCCCATGTCCAGCCCATACCTCCACTTCAGTTTATCATGGAAGTCTGCATTTAGCCCAGTCGAAAGCAGATTTCCCTGTCTATACAAACCTTGGCAACTACAATCCAGGCCTGCTCAATGCAGGATCTGAAAGTTATCCCACTAGCCATGCACCCTATGCTGGCCCAGCACCAGCACAGCATCACTTCTCAGCCTTGGCACAGTTTATGTGTCCTAAGTATCAAGAAGAGCCCCAGACAGTGCCAGAAGTAGGCCCAATAAGTGAATCTCCACCACTCTCCCCCTTAGAAGATGGGGCACAGCATATCAGAGCTGAAAAGAAGAGACAGAGAAATCGCATTGCAGCATCAAATTGTCGAAGAAGGAAGTTAGAGAGAATTGCGAGACTTGAAGATAAAGTAAAGACCCTAAAATCAGAGAACTTTGAATTGAACTCAACAGCAAGTGTCTTACGTGAGCAAGTGGTACACCTCAAACATAAAGTAATGAATCATCTCAATAATGGATGTCAGGTGGTTCTTGCATCCTCTAGCCTCCTAAAGCCAGAGGAAAATGGCAGCATTTAATATAAGTATAGCCTGGTCAAAAATTTAGTTCTGTGGAGAATTGCTGAATTGGATGCTCATCTTGACTTGCATTTCCAGTAAGCTGCTAAATATAATAAGTTATTCTGTGGGAAGCAACTTCAAATCttgaagaaaaaaatgaaaagaatTATCTGCCATCCAATGTATCTTCTGTTGACTCATGAAAGCCTAGTAAAAATACCGATAACATTATGTTTTCTGAAAGTTTGTGTAAACTTATTATTTTTTTGCAGTTTAAAGGAAAACTTTTTGCTGTTTATTTAAAGTGAAAGAATTAGTTTTAATTTTGTTCTAAGTGGAAATCCAGAAGGCTTAATTTTAAGGATTTATAATGTTTTTTAAGAATAGTTTTGATATGCTGTATTTTTGTGCAAATCACAGAAGTTTAATATCCTATTAAATACACTGGATGATAATGTTTTAATTGTGGTAAATCACATTATGATTTATTGCTCATTAAAATTTTAGATGCTCAATTTATTTGTGATACTTTATGCTTTAAGATCTTAAATATTGTTTCCATTTGTTTTGGTTAAGTATATTAGAGGAGTTTTGCATCTGTAAGTACTGTATTTTGCTCATTGGTGTTAAAATGGTACGTTGCTCAAACAGGACCATTCAGCTCTGTGATGCTCAGAGTCCAACAGCATTTCTTGTAGAACACATCTTTTTTTCTTGGTATTAGATGTGGTTGATTGCCTCGTTCTAGGCTGAGGCTTCAATCACAGTATTGATACCTGACTTAAAAGTTCTTATGAAGCCTGCATTGTCTAAGGCAGGGCTGGTGAACCTATATGCCCAAGATGGCATGCATAAAAAGTAGTGCTGCTCCTTGATTCTGTAAAATCACCCATAATAAAATTATAACGATTAACCTCCTCTGCAAAATGAAGCAGCgaatcatttttttttacaacctgAAAGCTAGTGAGGCATTTTCACAGGAAATGTCTCATCAGCTTGGTGCCAGCAAACAGTTGACAATGAATCTACATAAGTAAGGAACAAGATTCATCCTTGTTCCTTAAAGTCTAAAACTATAATTAATTCATTAGATAATCCCTGCTCAAAATTACCAAGGTACTCGAGGGAATTTTTCAAAAGATTGTTTATTTGGGCACGTGCTCTcaaaggttcaccaccctctgtttgAGGATTGAGATACTAATACAAAGCTCTTTCTGCATTGTGCCTTGACATTTTGTGGATACTATGCAAATTGGATGGATTTCACCATGTCCCTGTCAACATTTTAAAACTAATGACTTGgttatttatttcattatttgTTGGAATTTGCTGCATGTTTCATTTAATTGTGATACATTTTCATAGTACTTGTGCATAGAAAGAACACACATCCTGTGATTGTGGAAGGTGCTATAGAGATGCAGGTTCTTTCTCTAGTTATCCTTGCTTTGTTCTTCAGCTGTTGTACATACATAACCTTTATACTTATAATTTTATTTGTTCAAGGGTGGTATTTGCTACTTCAAGAAAAACCTAAATGTCTGGATAGTGCAGTGTTTACTTGCACTTCTGGTAGGATAACAACTTCAATCATTTAACTGATAATCTATTGAAAGCTGTTCCCTTTGAGGAAAAAATGTGTATCAGTGATATGAAAAAGCATCATAAAGGCAGGAGTAATTGCTTATTTTGCCTACTTAGACTATGCACTAGCCTCCCAGGCATCAGattaacatttggaaaggcaaaagaaaggctTTTGATACGTTCAGATTTTCTGGTAAATTCTAATAAATAGTTTTATTAAATACTTTAGTTTTTCTTTGTATTATTTTACTTGCATTAACCTTTATAGCAAAGTAGTTATTAACAATACTCGCCAAAGGATTTATCATTATTAGAAATACGCACAAAATCTTTAACAAAGTGCAAGGGTGTTTCTATATAATCTGTAATATGAATTTCTAATATTTTATAGAACATTGGTATTTGCCAGCTAGTTTTGAGGCATTTTAATACATGCTGAAATGTTTTCCTATTCTAAAGCTTATGTCCTGCATGTGAATAAAATGTAAAATTGCAAaggctgcaa
This window harbors:
- the LOC140726353 gene encoding transcription factor Jun-like, translating into MAAPFYRDESVSSRHLETAPMDKKGAANRRQPQEALAGGGGGSSTGGGSDSTLLTLPSPESVSQADRPVTRREPEGLVHPLVKGRRFLLGSRDEIENPHPYSLQDLTKQNQHLVLAGAPCPAHTSTSVYHGSLHLAQSKADFPVYTNLGNYNPGLLNAGSESYPTSHAPYAGPAPAQHHFSALAQFMCPKYQEEPQTVPEVGPISESPPLSPLEDGAQHIRAEKKRQRNRIAASNCRRRKLERIARLEDKVKTLKSENFELNSTASVLREQVVHLKHKVMNHLNNGCQVVLASSSLLKPEENGSI